One window from the genome of Amycolatopsis sp. NBC_01480 encodes:
- a CDS encoding HAD family hydrolase — MAEPSSAPPRETRPDAPPRAVAAFFDLDKTIIASSSALAFSKPLLREGLINRRAALRSAYAQLVFSLAGADADKTERMRAEVSALCAGWDVAQVSAIVRETLHDVVDPLVYVEAAELIGQHLADCYDVVVLSATGEEVAAPVAAMLGATRCVATRMQIAEGRYTGEVDFYCYGDNKAVAAKQQAATYGYNLADCYAYTDSSTDVPLLEVVGHPHAVNPDKLLRREAGERGWPILTFERPMSLRSRIPARSAGMVALGVGAVAAGATWYSLSRRRRSRGPRP, encoded by the coding sequence GTGGCCGAACCCAGCAGCGCACCGCCGCGCGAAACCCGCCCCGACGCTCCCCCGCGCGCCGTCGCGGCGTTCTTCGATCTCGACAAGACGATCATCGCTTCTTCCAGCGCACTGGCGTTCAGCAAACCATTACTCAGAGAAGGTCTCATCAACCGTCGCGCGGCATTGCGGAGCGCGTACGCGCAACTCGTCTTCTCGCTCGCCGGGGCCGACGCGGACAAGACCGAGCGGATGCGCGCCGAGGTCTCGGCGCTCTGCGCGGGCTGGGACGTCGCGCAGGTTTCCGCGATCGTGCGGGAGACGTTGCACGACGTCGTCGACCCACTTGTTTACGTCGAGGCCGCCGAGCTCATCGGGCAGCACCTCGCCGACTGTTACGACGTGGTGGTCCTGTCGGCCACCGGCGAGGAGGTGGCGGCACCCGTCGCGGCGATGCTCGGCGCCACCCGCTGCGTCGCCACGCGCATGCAGATCGCCGAAGGCCGCTACACCGGCGAGGTCGACTTCTACTGTTACGGCGACAACAAAGCTGTCGCCGCGAAGCAGCAAGCCGCGACGTACGGGTACAACCTCGCCGACTGTTACGCCTACACCGACTCGAGCACCGACGTCCCGCTGCTGGAAGTCGTCGGGCACCCGCACGCGGTGAACCCGGACAAGCTGCTGCGCCGGGAGGCGGGCGAGCGCGGCTGGCCGATCCTCACGTTCGAGCGCCCGATGTCGCTGCGCAGCCGGATCCCGGCGCGCTCGGCGGGGATGGTGGCGCTCGGTGTGGGCGCCGTCGCGGCCGGCGCGACCTGGTACAGCCTGAGCCGTCGCCGTCGGTCCCGCGGCCCTCGGCCATGA
- a CDS encoding type II secretion system F family protein — protein MITAWPLLCFGVGLLCWPEIPSRLQPPSRFRINARALPELARRWRWLLPTFVALPLIGMGGAVATVLVTIAFRQECCSRRETAHALARAERTSTVLRTMVAELRAGAHPIHAAEAAADAVPELAGELRNLTTAARLDGALESTALPELATAWTLARRHGLPMADVLDAARRDVDATTTFARRLHAKMAGPRMSATVLTGLPPLCLLLGQAIGADPLRVLTRTLLGQAFLIAGAALLWAGTAWSRTLTTRTAPR, from the coding sequence ATGATCACCGCGTGGCCCCTGCTCTGTTTCGGCGTCGGGCTGCTCTGCTGGCCCGAGATCCCGAGCCGGCTGCAACCACCGTCCCGGTTCCGCATCAACGCGCGTGCGCTCCCGGAGTTGGCCCGTCGCTGGCGCTGGCTGCTGCCGACGTTCGTCGCCCTGCCTCTCATCGGCATGGGAGGTGCCGTCGCTACGGTGCTGGTCACCATCGCGTTCCGCCAGGAATGTTGCAGCAGAAGGGAAACGGCGCACGCGTTGGCCCGCGCGGAGCGAACGTCGACCGTCCTCCGCACGATGGTCGCGGAGCTTCGCGCCGGCGCCCACCCCATCCACGCGGCCGAGGCGGCGGCCGACGCTGTCCCCGAGCTGGCCGGTGAACTGCGCAACCTCACAACCGCCGCCCGTCTCGACGGCGCCCTCGAATCGACGGCGCTCCCAGAACTGGCCACGGCTTGGACCCTCGCCCGCCGCCACGGCCTCCCGATGGCCGACGTCCTGGACGCCGCCCGCCGAGACGTAGACGCGACAACGACTTTCGCCCGCCGCCTGCACGCGAAAATGGCCGGCCCGCGCATGAGCGCCACGGTGCTAACCGGGCTACCGCCGCTCTGCCTACTCCTGGGCCAGGCCATCGGCGCCGATCCGCTGCGGGTCCTGACGCGCACGCTCCTGGGCCAGGCCTTCCTGATCGCCGGCGCCGCCCTCCTCTGGGCCGGCACGGCCTGGTCCCGCACCCTCACCACCCGGACGGCCCCGCGATGA
- a CDS encoding TadA family conjugal transfer-associated ATPase: protein MTTDFVERVRHRLAGDSRPADPVAVAEAVRAEAGGALSHDAVLDAVRQARDEFVGAGPLATLLDDPAVTDVLVTAPDQVWSDGPAGLTRTAVRFADEEAVRRLAQRLALAAGRRLDDAQPYVDGWLPGSGVGGRIRLHAVLPPIAANGTCLSLRVLRPATHDLDALRALGVFDASGARILRSVLSRRLAFLVTGGTGAGKTTLLGALLGAVSPSERIVCVEDAGELRPGHPQFVSLVARPANVEGAGAVELPELVRQALRMRPDRLVVGEVRGAEVCSLLNALNTGHEGGACTLHANSPAEVPARLEALAALGGLGREALHSQLAAAVRVVLHMRRAPGGRRKLTEVAVLRSVDGEVQVVPVWRAGRWTLDRALFQEETP, encoded by the coding sequence ATGACCACCGACTTCGTCGAGCGGGTCCGTCATCGACTGGCGGGCGACAGCCGTCCGGCCGATCCCGTGGCCGTCGCCGAAGCGGTGCGTGCGGAAGCTGGCGGTGCGCTCAGTCACGACGCCGTCCTGGACGCCGTCCGCCAGGCCCGAGACGAGTTCGTCGGCGCCGGCCCCCTCGCGACGCTGCTCGATGACCCGGCTGTCACGGATGTCCTCGTCACCGCACCCGACCAGGTCTGGTCCGACGGCCCCGCGGGGCTCACTCGCACGGCGGTCCGTTTCGCCGACGAGGAGGCCGTCCGCCGTCTCGCGCAACGACTCGCGCTCGCGGCGGGCCGCAGGCTCGACGACGCCCAGCCGTACGTCGACGGCTGGCTCCCCGGCTCCGGCGTGGGCGGCCGCATCCGCCTCCACGCGGTTCTGCCCCCGATCGCCGCCAACGGCACCTGCCTCTCCTTGCGCGTTCTCCGCCCCGCGACGCACGACCTCGACGCCCTCCGCGCACTCGGCGTTTTCGACGCGTCCGGAGCCCGCATCCTGCGCTCCGTTCTTTCGCGACGGCTGGCCTTCCTCGTCACGGGCGGCACCGGCGCCGGCAAGACGACCCTGCTCGGCGCGCTCCTGGGCGCGGTGTCCCCGTCGGAGCGCATCGTCTGTGTCGAGGACGCGGGTGAGCTGCGTCCGGGGCACCCGCAGTTCGTCAGCCTGGTCGCTCGACCGGCCAATGTGGAGGGTGCCGGTGCCGTCGAGCTGCCCGAGCTGGTCCGTCAGGCGCTGCGCATGCGCCCGGACCGCCTGGTCGTCGGCGAGGTTCGCGGCGCGGAGGTCTGCTCACTCCTGAACGCGCTCAACACCGGCCACGAAGGCGGTGCCTGCACGCTCCACGCCAATTCACCGGCCGAAGTCCCCGCCCGTCTCGAAGCGCTGGCAGCTCTCGGTGGGCTGGGCCGCGAGGCGCTGCACAGCCAACTGGCCGCGGCCGTCCGCGTCGTTCTGCATATGCGTCGCGCTCCCGGTGGACGCCGCAAGCTCACCGAAGTGGCTGTCCTTCGCTCGGTCGACGGCGAGGTCCAGGTCGTCCCGGTCTGGCGCGCCGGCCGCTGGACGCTCGACCGCGCCCTCTTCCAAGAGGAGACGCCATGA
- the ssd gene encoding septum site-determining protein Ssd gives MATERPLVVATDETVLDEILRVAAAAGCELDREPDLLAARGRWTRAPLVVLDEEAAAVRVGLARRAGVVLVCKGTPGEETWRRAFAVGADQVLCLPDDEEGLTVAFADVVDGPPGSPGPVIAVVGGRGGAGASVLAAAVALEASRLSPALLVDCDPLGGGVDLLLGLEKEEGLRWPEVRLSGRVSIPSLVEALPSRGALPVLSCGREGPGPTPDALSAVVTAGRRAGRTVVCDLSRSLDDGALAVSAIADLVVLLVPQEFRACMAAKQVLRILSAHTDRLSVVASGRSITGASPSSTTALLGPPLLATLPPERRLAESLETGEFTLHSRGPLTTTARAILAAAQDHATPAPPGYAAA, from the coding sequence ATGGCCACGGAACGTCCGCTTGTCGTCGCCACCGACGAGACGGTGCTCGACGAGATCCTGCGCGTGGCCGCCGCCGCGGGCTGCGAACTCGACCGCGAGCCCGATCTGCTGGCCGCCCGCGGCCGCTGGACCCGCGCGCCACTCGTGGTGCTGGACGAGGAAGCCGCGGCCGTCCGCGTCGGCCTGGCCCGCCGGGCCGGCGTGGTGCTGGTGTGCAAGGGCACGCCAGGCGAGGAGACGTGGCGCCGCGCGTTCGCCGTCGGCGCCGACCAGGTCCTCTGCCTGCCCGACGACGAGGAGGGCTTGACAGTCGCGTTCGCCGACGTGGTCGACGGCCCACCCGGCTCGCCCGGCCCGGTGATCGCCGTGGTCGGCGGCCGTGGCGGTGCGGGTGCCTCGGTGTTGGCCGCCGCCGTCGCGCTCGAAGCCAGCCGCTTGTCACCTGCGCTCCTAGTTGACTGTGACCCCCTCGGCGGTGGCGTGGACCTGCTGCTGGGCCTGGAGAAAGAGGAAGGTCTTCGCTGGCCGGAGGTGCGCCTGTCAGGCCGCGTCTCGATCCCGAGCCTCGTCGAGGCCTTGCCGTCCCGCGGTGCGCTCCCGGTGCTGTCCTGCGGCCGCGAAGGCCCGGGCCCGACTCCGGACGCCTTGTCCGCAGTCGTGACCGCCGGCCGTCGCGCGGGCCGGACCGTCGTCTGCGACCTGTCCCGCTCCCTGGACGACGGCGCACTGGCCGTAAGCGCCATCGCCGACCTGGTCGTGCTGCTCGTCCCGCAGGAGTTCCGCGCGTGCATGGCGGCGAAACAGGTTCTCCGCATCCTGTCCGCCCACACCGACCGACTGTCGGTAGTCGCAAGTGGACGCTCGATCACCGGCGCATCCCCGTCGAGCACTACCGCGCTCCTCGGCCCGCCCCTGCTGGCCACCCTGCCGCCCGAACGCCGCCTGGCCGAGTCCCTGGAGACCGGCGAGTTCACCCTCCACTCCCGAGGCCCTCTGACCACCACGGCCCGCGCGATCCTCGCCGCCGCACAGGACCACGCGACTCCAGCCCCACCCGGTTACGCCGCCGCGTGA